One genomic window of Funiculus sociatus GB2-C1 includes the following:
- a CDS encoding DUF3474 domain-containing protein codes for MQSNLAKLNNPVEEESYSGNTEPPFTLQQLKAAIPSDCFMPSIGRSLSYFLLDVSIIGILYAVASYLDSWWFWPVFWLMQGTMFWALFVVGHDCGHGSFSRKKWLNDLIGHIAHTPILVPYHAWRISHRTHHQNTGNIDTDESWYPVTETKYKEMGWAEKFVRFDALLLAYPLYLFKRSPGKQGSHFSPDSPLFKPSEKWDVITSTTLWTLMVGLLGFLTYQWGWMWLVKYYLGPYVVFITWLDFVTFLHHSDPDIPWYRGKDWYFLKGALSTIDHDYGFINEIHHNIGTHVAHHLFLNIPHYNLKTATEALKPILGDYYRKSSVSVFQAFLRSYPSCHFVPDTGAVVYYKSKKELIKQN; via the coding sequence GTGCAATCGAATCTTGCAAAGTTAAATAATCCTGTTGAAGAGGAGTCATATTCTGGTAACACAGAACCCCCCTTCACCCTGCAACAATTGAAAGCTGCCATTCCCTCAGATTGCTTTATGCCATCTATTGGGCGATCGCTTTCCTACTTTTTGCTGGATGTATCTATAATTGGCATCCTTTATGCAGTTGCCAGCTACCTTGATTCCTGGTGGTTCTGGCCCGTATTCTGGCTGATGCAGGGAACGATGTTTTGGGCGTTGTTTGTCGTCGGACACGACTGCGGTCACGGTTCCTTTTCTAGGAAAAAATGGCTAAACGATCTGATTGGTCATATAGCTCATACTCCCATACTGGTTCCCTATCACGCTTGGCGCATCAGCCACCGAACTCACCATCAGAATACTGGCAACATTGATACTGATGAAAGCTGGTATCCAGTAACGGAAACCAAGTATAAGGAGATGGGGTGGGCTGAAAAATTTGTCCGCTTCGATGCCTTACTGCTTGCCTATCCCCTGTATCTGTTTAAGCGTTCTCCAGGTAAGCAAGGCTCCCACTTTTCCCCCGATAGCCCTCTATTTAAACCCTCAGAAAAATGGGATGTAATTACTAGCACCACCCTCTGGACATTGATGGTAGGTTTGCTGGGTTTCCTGACCTATCAGTGGGGTTGGATGTGGCTGGTAAAATACTATTTGGGGCCATACGTGGTTTTTATAACCTGGCTTGATTTTGTGACATTTTTACACCACAGCGACCCGGATATCCCCTGGTATCGTGGCAAAGACTGGTATTTTCTCAAAGGTGCCTTGTCCACAATTGACCACGATTACGGGTTTATCAATGAGATTCACCACAATATCGGCACCCATGTCGCTCATCACCTGTTTTTAAACATTCCTCACTACAATCTGAAAACGGCAACTGAGGCGCTTAAACCGATTTTGGGGGATTACTACCGAAAATCCAGCGTGTCTGTCTTCCAAGCCTTCCTGCGTTCCTATCCTTCCTGCCATTTTGTGCCGGATACAGGCGCGGTAGTTTACTACAAATCCAAAAAGGAACTAATCAAGCAAAATTAA